GAGCAGATCCTTGGGTTGCTCGAAGTTGGTTGAAGAATTTAGAGAGCACCTTTGGGTACCTGAGTTGCACGGACGAGGAGAAAGTGGAACTGGCAGCGTATCATCTCCGGGATCAGGCAGTCACATGGTGGGACATGCAGAAGACGATCTTTGGAGAGCAGCGCATCACATGGGCGATGTTCCGAGACGCGTTTGAGCGGCAATATTTCCCAGCGACCTTCTGTCTAGCTCGACGCCAGGAATTTCTGAATCTCAAGCAATACTGAATTCTGTAGGTTGGCAGAATTTTGTCCTCACTTAGTGGCACAAGATTATGATCGTGTGCAGCAGTTCACTCAGGGTCTTGCGGCATACATTTGGATCCAGATGTCAGGTTTTCCAGGTAGTTCCTACCGAGAAGTTTTGGATCGTGCGCTGTTTATCGAGATGACTCAGCAGCAGGTAAATCAGTGAAAAGTAAGGACAAGCAGTTGTCGCAGAAGAGAGGGAATAAGGGTCAAGACTTGCAAGTTACTTCCGAAGGATCTTCTCGGCCACAGAAATCAGGGCGCACCATGGACGGGTCTACTAGTTCCCCTAAGAGAAATCGGAAGAATGGTAATAGTGAAACCAGGTGTTTCCAGTGCGGCTCGAAAAGTCACCTCAAGCCTGATTGTCCGTTGGATCACTCGATATGCTTCTATTGTAAGCTTCCGGGCCATGAGAGTCGGGAATGTACTTTGAAGGCTCAGTTAGAGACTACTAAAGTTACCTTTCAAGGAGATCGACCCACCCAGCCATGGCAGCAGAGAGGATCTCAAACGAATCAGAGTGCTCCTCGTCAGCAGAGACCTCAGCCTTCTCAGGGACAGATATATCATGTGCAAGGTCAGGAACCAGCGACTACACGGTATTCTGCCGCAGTATTTTCTCATCAGGCATTTCCAGTACAGCAGGATTTTCATCCACCTCAGCCCTACTCAGCATACCAGCAGCAGCCTCAGTCTCAGTATCAGCAGTCGATTCCTGCACCTTCAATTCCAGCACAGACCACCCCAGGCATGCCTCAGCTGAGCTCAGAGGAGGGTCGCGTTTATGCTGTCACACGTGAGGAGGCACAAGGAGCTGAGAGATCGGTCTTCCGAggtattattttactttatacGTTTATTATAGGACTATTAATAGATGCTAGTGGGACTCATTTGTTCATCTCTCAAGTATCTTTTCGGGGGGTGTTACCTACACGCTAGACGCATGACATAGTAGTATCTTTATCGTTTGGAGAGGTACTTGTTGTACGTCAAGAAAATGGAGGATGTTCTTTGGTTTCGATGGTCCGATATTTGTGttataaatttggggaccaaatttttattagaggggTAGAATGTGAGATACGACAAAGTAAATAACCTATAATAATTTACAGGaatttttagacatttttctggatttatttggaggacgTATGACtgtgtttaaggggataaattattgggcTTAAGATGGTATTGGAAATCATCATTAGAGGAGGGCTAATTAAGGGTTGGGAAGAACTTAAACCCTACCTTTataagaagctacagtaccccCACCAAAGCCCTAAAAGCGCCGACCCCCTTTCTCCGTgtcttcttctcccgaaattgCCGACCACACCGAGAGCTCGACAGCTGTTCAGGGCTTAATCGCGCCGGCGCTTTGTCACAGATCAATTCTTCCATCTTCTCTACTCCTTAACGGAGGTCACGACGGTGGAGTCTTCATTGGAGAGTAGCCTCGCGCAAGGATCCGCGGCTGGGTGAGGGGATCTATGCTCCGGTGACACTGGAGTCGGGTTGTCTGCTCCAGAGCTAGATTGTGGCGAGTATTGGTACTCCAGACGGCTATTCCGTCTTCTTGAGGCATAGAGCTGAGCCGTGTTCATCGGATACTTCTTCTCCGTCGGGTGTTCCTTCGCCGACGGTGAGGGTTTGCGCCATTGAGGTAAGTTGAGGTGAGGATTGATTCAATTAGGGTTTTGGTAGCTGTGGGATCTGCGGTTTGATACCAGGACGAGAGGCTGGACTGATTTTGGTTCAGTTCTGGCAGTAGCTTGCGGTGAGGAGATCGGCCACAACTTCCAGCTGCGTTTCTTCATCCGGGACTCATTGGATAAGGTCTCTATCACTTTAGATGTTAAATCTGCAGACCTAGGTGTTGAATTCAAGTaggatcactacaacaaaaatattaaaagacaatagttaaaaatcgttgtcgtagaccctttaaaatcgttgtaattgacagtgttgttaaaagtggggggctacgacaacggttttaaaccgttgtctttgaatgaaaagacaacagttttgcaacggttttaaaccgttgtctttgaatgaaaagacaacggtttaaaaccgttgttatttagagcatttttaCTACAGTTACAATCaattttggggctacgacaacggtttttaaccgttgtctttgagtgtGATAGACAATAATAACaattttaaactgttgtcttttgaaTTATTATCTCTTAATACCAATATATAagatttcaatttaaatatataataaagaatcataatcaagaaagaatattccccacatcaatatcattcaaaatgttacttatacaagaattacaatcacaaaagaaaaaacatgtctcatattcaaataaaatttatcccaatacaaataaacaaataaactccatttacaactaatgaacaaaagccaaaagactagaaatttgtgatggtggttcatgtcatgtaggattgcacttaattattgtcaacccaaatcccatcacaatcttcaacttgtaggatttcattggaATCCTCTTTCCAACTTGCTGATTCTTTCATGCCAACTTTTTCCAATATTGTTGATCATTAGTTCCATAATAAATCTAGTCTTCCCCATACCAGCTCTATCAAAAAGTCCAATCTTTCTACCCCTTTGATAAGACACTAGGAGATCAACAACCTATTGATATTAAAAGAAATACACTATTATATGTATGAAAAAATTTGttctgaaaaaataataaacacacATGTTTTTACAACAGTTACCTGAATAACTACATCATACAAAAGGTATTAGTTGTGAGATGAGTTATTTGAATGCTTGCATGGCTGCACAAGTAGAAGTCAAATTCAGTAGGATGGCCTATCTTAGAATCGACAACAGACCCTGGAATTTCAAGGATGGAAAGCTCCATTGAGAAAACaaggtttaaaaaaatatacaaaatagaattatcTTGAAAATGATGCATCCATGATATCAACTAAACTAACTAGGCAATATGTTTTCACTCTTATCAACAAATTAGTGGTCACCGTGATTGTTAGCAAACAGTATAGTGTGATGACATTTTTGGACCACTACAAAAGTCATTGGAGGTTGATAGTTTGGTTCTAGAGAGGCACAAGCATGAAATACAAATGGAATGTTGAGTACAAAAACACTGAAACAAGAATCGTAGTataaattcttagaaaatttacTTTTCTGATCGCATCTAGTTCATATAGTAGAACTTGATAGAATTAACCCTCACTCACTCCATCCTTGAATGTACAACTTGCTATATTAATCTAAACAATCaagtattttttaagttttccaaaGATTCATACCTGTAGAATATAATCCGTTGAGGCTTTTATCTAGTAGCCTTTTTGAAGGAAATAAGTAGCTCCTTGGATATTGCATGGCAGATGTTCTACTTAGGCAGGTAAATTGGAAAAGAAAACCAACATTctatttaaaactgattttagatTGTATTTCATACTTTATCATGCCACCAGTAAGAGTTCCTTGCTGAGAATCTTGCCAGACCTTAAACATATCTTGAATTAATTCTTGACGGGCCTAAGCACAGACCAATCCAGCATATTTTATCACCTCGAGCCAGTCTTAAGACGCAACAACCTGACAAACCAAATATAATCAAGATAGTAAGGATGCATCAAGGCAACTATACATCGATAAGTTGTTGTACCACCCAAAACAAGCAGTATAATTGTTAAACTGCTATTATATGGATATCAAAGATATTTAAAAAGTCATCAATTTGCTAAATCTCATCAGAGTCAACCATACACAAGCATAAATTTAAAGTGAAATGAATCTAATGACATTTTTAATTTATTGGCTAAATACCAATTGACATCAAGCTTCATTATACCATGACCCTTATCTTTTGGCAAGATTGTTATAGAAAATATACAATATATCTCTGAGGTCCAAAAAATGGTTGGCAAAGAAAAATATAACCTAACCCAACATGAATAGGAAAATTATATCAACcacaatacaaaaaaaataattcacACTTCTGCATGAGTTGTATGTGACAGCAATGAAGACAGACCTGACTTTGGAGCaaagaaacttcttcttcttccatgatGGTTTTCCATTTTTCAACAAGCAGATTTCAACCTTGCATTGCAAAATTATGGCAGAAAGATtccaaaataaccaagaagcaaAGTAGAAAGAAGATATTACAAAGTTTTCAGAAAAGTCCAGATTACAAACCTCTTGATCACCCAAAAGATCATATATTGTTGGTTCAACAGACTTCCCAAGGTATATGATCTAAACAAAGGTAGTAAAAGTAATGCATCAAAATCTTTGATCAAACAATACTATATTATCTTCTGGAAGCTTACTGAATCATGATCACATTCAAGAAAAATATCATGGACATTTATGAAGTCCGTAGAGCTTGGTCCATTGTAGAAAGTTGCCTTCCGAGACACACTGGTAACTGCGACTGCTTCTTTGTCCACAAACCCGACATCAGGATGGCATGTGAGGCCTGCTATATGAATACATCGGGTAGGGATTATGTTGCAGAGGATGGAACTGCTTCAGCCCTGGAACGTTGGTTTGTTTGGTGGCAACCTGAAACAAAGCATTCATCTTGTTGTTAGAAAAACCAACGTTGCTGTTAATAAGAATTTAAAAGTGTGCTGGTAAGAAAAATACTTGAGATTAAATAGACAAACCTTGATTGGACGACCATGAAGCTTAGACTCATGCAACCAAAAGGCTTCTTGGACTGCCTCAACTTCCAAGAATTCGACATAAGCAAAACCCTTTGGCTGACCGTTTCTGTCAGTGAGAATGGTGACTCTGTTAACAGTACCACACGACTGAAAATGTTGTTGAACCTCTTCAGGGGTGCAAGCATAATCAACCTACAGTTTAATAGAAATATCAACATAAGTATCAATCTAGCAGTGGCTTTCCCAACTCAAGATGTTGCTACTAAATCACATGCTGTTAGAGGTTTCAGAAGAATTCTATATGTATAAAACATAACAATCATTGACAAATAGTTACAGTGTGATTGTTGATGCTAAGAATAAGAAACCAAAATTCTCTAATAGAAGACAACAACCCTATCCAATTCGGAACAAGTATCAAACAAAAAAGATTGCCTTATCATAGACTATATATTACAAAATTCTAATAAGGTGCAAGTCGAGAATCCTCAGTAACTtgggcatatatatatatttcaaataattctttgttttaaataatctttttccttttttttctttggtAATTTTTTCAAGTACAAGCTAACGGTAACTGGAGTTCAATGTTACTCTGTACAATCTTATAGGACATAACTTTTGTATGGATCTACTATAAAGACGAATTGAAGATGTCTGGTACAAGGACAATAATACCAAATTTTAATCATTGAACCACTTAAATTCAGCCAAACCATAACAATGTTACTACAAATTATCAAACTTCTAATGAGCACAAACACAGTTTTGAGAACTTGAACATTATAGTAGGCACTCTTTGCATGTACCACATTCAAGTAATATGGCaccaaaaaagaaaaagaggaaaggtAAATCAAAGCATTAATATGCCAAATAATACCAGAATCTAACATCCACAGCAACATCATTACAGTTTGAAGTAGTGTATCTAAATAGAGGTCCCTAAGACAACATTTGTAAATATAGGAAAAATATTCAATAACCTGAAAAATAAACATTGTGAATTTAACTAATTTGATTAGTCCATAGAATTATGGATAAATAAGGCTCAAGGGTCCACTAAGAAATAATCCAAGATATAGAAGAcaacaatatcaaattatatgcaAATATCATGTGATGCCCACAGTAAACCAGTAGCAACAATTAGATAACAGAGAACTAGAAAAACTCACATTGCCAACAAATATCAAGCAGGAATCAGCCTCTTCTTTGCTTGATTGATTTGTTGCAGGTCCACTAGGCTCTATATAATGCAGAAGACAATTGGTCCAAgacttttcagaaaaaaaaagaaacagaaataaaatCTTAGACCTAGAAAGAAAAACTGGACTACATCATTTAACCAACCAAAAAAATCAAAATGCAATATAAATACTTCCTTACTGCCATGCTATACTAGAAATATACAATGTTGAGATATATCAGGAAGAAAGTGAATCACGAGTACGAGCACTAGTATAAAGAGGTTTAACACATGGAACTTGAGTCCCACATCAGAGGCCCCAGCAGGGCAATGGTGTCCAAGTTGAGCACTTTGACAACCCCATCTTCTGCCAACAACGAATAGCGCTGGGATCGGACGCCTAGGCCCATGGGCTTGTCTGACAGATCCAACTCCATCTCGAGTGCCAAGGTACTCAAGACCGATTAATTTCTTCATCCAATATATATGATTATGAATTTTTAATCAGAAGATATTTTGATTGGATTGAaacaagaatatatatatatatatatatatatatatatatatatatatattaattagtcTAAGTCAAGTAAACTTATAACCTGTTCGTTTGAGACGCCCGTGTTTGAGACGCCCGTCGTCGTCGAAGCACTTGGAGTTATACTTGCCGGGATTTAGGCTTTCAGTGTCCTCATCAATCTTGGGCTGTGCTTCCACTTGCAGATACGATCTCTGGTTCCGATTCTCATCATTCTTCATCaagtattcaaattaaaattcaaatcagTGAATAACTCAAAGCAAATAGAACATGCACCAATTAATCCTCATTAATTATATATGTAACTAATTAAGATCGATGTACATATCAAGCATTGGAACTTACAACACTATCATGAATCCTGGCTGGCAGTGTTCGGCTTCTGGGCAGCATGGTCGATTGATGATGAACACAAGGCACACTAGATAGCTAACTCGACTGcaacaaaattctcaagaaaCTTCGAGCTCTACTAAAGCAAATGCTGTGAAGGGATGCCCAAAGGAAGGAGGACTGAGGGGGTGTCTTATAGGCATAGATGGACAGCCACACAGCTCCATCTCCCTATCCCTCCAATACGGCCGATACGTGTCTGGTAGGCTCAAAGCTAAGAGGTGTGGATGAGGGGAAGGACGAGCACTACCGAACCACCTCTCCTTCTATCCTTGTCATACACTGAAAAGTTAATTGAATGGCAACGTGCCTCACGCTGTATCCCCAATCGGCCCTTGCTATGGTATATATATCTCAATTATTTGTTCCTGCAGACAAACATCTTTAGAGTAATTAGTATATTGGTCACTTGTGGTGGGAAGAGAAGCAGCAGGTTGCATGCGTTCAATCAGGAGTCAACGTAAGGTCCATCTTGTCCTTAAAGGAAAGGGGGTTTGTGCGAGCACGTCGGCGTAAAGGCCTCGGGACCGGGAAGAAGATGACTTTCTTGCTCTTGGTGAGATCAAAGATGGTGACGGTCTGGAGCTCCCCATCGGAGCCGAAGTAGGAGAGATTGGCGTCAGGAAGATTGTCTCCGACGGAGATGGTGGTTGTGACGGCAGGGGCAGAGGCGGAAGAGGTGAAGAGGCGGGGGAAGAGGGAGGACCTACGAGTGTGTAGTCAGAGGTGTAGAGTGGTAGTGGAAACAGAGCGGTGGAAGCGGACGACAGAAGAGAGGAGGCGGGGCAAAGAAGGGGCGACgagtttagggcttggagaggaaaggagaaggggcttggatcgagaaggtaaagggaTGGAATACGGCGGCAAAAAATTTCGggcagagggaaagaaaaaacgccGCGGCAAAAAATGGCGAAGGGGAAAAAAGCGGCGAAAGAAGCGCACATAGATAACAGTtttaaaaaaccgttgtcgtatcctttaaaaactgttgtcgtagccaaaaaaaaaacataaatagacaacgatttttaaaaatcgttgtcataggccaaaaaaattactaaaagacaacggtttttgttaaaatcgttgttaaaaggcaaaaagacaacgatttggtataaaaccctatccaaggcacctccatgggtgcttcgcagccagctccaactttgcacccgaggtgcctccaagctccatggaggcgcctcgaaca
This region of Zingiber officinale cultivar Zhangliang chromosome 9A, Zo_v1.1, whole genome shotgun sequence genomic DNA includes:
- the LOC122018652 gene encoding polyadenylate-binding protein 2-like, translated to MLPRSRTLPARIHDSVNDENRNQRSYLQVEAQPKIDEDTESLNPGKYNSKCFDDDGRLKHGRLKRTEPSGPATNQSSKEEADSCLIFVGNVDYACTPEEVQQHFQSCGTVNRVTILTDRNGQPKGFAYVEFLEVEAVQEAFWLHESKLHGRPIKVATKQTNVPGLKQFHPLQHNPYPMYSYSRPHMPS